The proteins below come from a single Natrinema sp. SYSU A 869 genomic window:
- a CDS encoding inositol monophosphatase, with amino-acid sequence MTDQTSDRDRAAVAALAAAEGAAVAADSFRTDLTVEEKDGKTDVVTQVDRDAQETVIETIRTEFPDDPIVGEEEDALKEVPATGPAWIVDPIDGTNNYVNESRAFGTAVAAVVDGEPVGAATDCPALSDTYRVGPDGAYRNDESLSVSDRTDPEAATVCPTFWWDFDQRDQYAAATRAVVERFGDMRRYGCAQLELAMVAAGALEGTMTNLRANPWDTVAGVQLVREAGGVVTDLEGDRWRHDSTGLVASNGGIHDELLAAAREIDD; translated from the coding sequence ATGACCGACCAGACATCGGATCGGGATCGGGCCGCCGTCGCAGCGCTCGCAGCCGCCGAAGGTGCTGCCGTCGCCGCAGACTCGTTTCGAACCGACCTCACAGTCGAGGAGAAAGACGGGAAAACAGACGTCGTGACACAGGTCGATCGGGACGCACAGGAGACCGTCATCGAGACCATCCGGACGGAGTTCCCGGACGATCCGATCGTCGGCGAAGAGGAGGACGCACTAAAGGAGGTCCCGGCGACGGGACCGGCTTGGATCGTCGACCCCATTGATGGAACGAACAACTACGTTAACGAATCCCGTGCGTTCGGCACCGCTGTCGCGGCCGTCGTCGACGGCGAGCCAGTCGGCGCTGCGACGGACTGTCCCGCCCTGTCGGACACGTACCGCGTCGGTCCGGACGGCGCGTATCGCAACGACGAGTCGCTCTCGGTCAGCGACCGTACCGACCCCGAAGCCGCCACTGTCTGTCCGACCTTCTGGTGGGACTTCGACCAGCGCGACCAGTACGCCGCAGCCACCCGCGCGGTCGTCGAGCGATTTGGCGACATGCGTCGGTACGGCTGCGCCCAACTCGAGCTCGCGATGGTCGCCGCCGGTGCACTCGAGGGGACGATGACGAACCTGCGAGCGAACCCGTGGGACACCGTCGCCGGCGTGCAGCTCGTTCGTGAAGCCGGCGGAGTCGTCACCGATCTCGAAGGGGATCGCTGGCGACACGACAGCACGGGCCTGGTCGCGTCGAACGGGGGGATTCACGACGAGTTACTCGCTGCCGCCCGCGAAATCGACGACTGA
- a CDS encoding DUF63 family protein: MDDFIERFGAERVWAATVATLAAVVVLGAVLFPQRVYVEFIWQYFWGPVVADAHSWNCVAWAGGEQISCSEAGPGAGPTAEPGYTFVSYAGYIPTLVLLLVGIIFLVRRLGIERYRAGFFALFPFMLFGGALRVVEDANAAAFEETGSMAIQLPWSGFIISPLIYFTVFFIALFAVVFSIWLDRNEYVSGYEYPLAGIGTTVLTITLAYLAYVAATEPYAEFHPLIPLVILVGATLTTAITWVALKRFAPELNRGTASMGIVVIWAHAVDGVANVIGLDWATSLGLPANLVPKHPINRAIANTTADVLPANIVAVTGSAWPFLLVKIAAAVFVIWIFDETVFEDSPRYAILLMITVVAVGLGPGTRDMLRATFGV, encoded by the coding sequence ATGGACGACTTCATCGAACGGTTCGGGGCCGAGCGCGTCTGGGCCGCGACCGTCGCGACGCTCGCCGCCGTAGTGGTCCTCGGTGCGGTCCTGTTCCCCCAGCGGGTGTACGTCGAGTTCATCTGGCAGTACTTCTGGGGGCCGGTCGTTGCCGACGCCCACAGTTGGAACTGTGTCGCCTGGGCCGGTGGCGAGCAAATCTCCTGCAGCGAGGCCGGCCCCGGTGCCGGCCCGACCGCCGAGCCCGGCTACACGTTCGTCTCCTACGCCGGCTACATCCCGACGCTAGTCCTGTTGCTAGTCGGGATCATCTTCCTCGTGCGCCGCCTCGGGATCGAACGCTATCGCGCGGGCTTTTTCGCCCTGTTCCCGTTCATGCTCTTCGGCGGTGCGTTGCGCGTCGTCGAGGACGCTAACGCCGCTGCCTTCGAGGAGACTGGCTCGATGGCCATTCAGCTGCCGTGGTCCGGCTTCATCATCAGCCCGCTGATCTACTTCACCGTCTTCTTCATCGCGCTCTTCGCAGTAGTGTTCTCCATCTGGCTCGATCGCAACGAGTACGTCTCGGGTTATGAGTACCCGCTGGCCGGCATCGGAACGACAGTGCTGACGATCACGCTCGCGTATCTGGCGTACGTCGCCGCGACGGAGCCCTACGCGGAGTTCCACCCGCTCATTCCGCTCGTGATTCTCGTCGGTGCGACGCTTACGACGGCGATCACGTGGGTCGCACTCAAGCGCTTCGCCCCCGAGCTGAACCGCGGCACCGCGTCGATGGGGATCGTGGTCATCTGGGCCCACGCGGTCGACGGAGTCGCGAACGTCATCGGCCTTGACTGGGCGACCAGCCTCGGGCTGCCGGCTAACCTCGTCCCGAAACACCCGATCAACCGGGCGATCGCCAACACGACGGCTGACGTGCTGCCAGCCAATATCGTCGCCGTCACCGGCTCAGCCTGGCCGTTCCTGCTCGTGAAAATCGCCGCCGCCGTCTTCGTCATCTGGATCTTCGACGAGACAGTCTTCGAGGACAGCCCCCGCTACGCCATCTTGCTCATGATCACCGTCGTCGCCGTCGGACTGGGTCCCGGCACCCGCGACATGCTTCGGGCCACGTTCGGCGTCTGA
- a CDS encoding NOP5/NOP56 family protein — protein MSDTDGWFAGVDRDDPDATTTAIREGSADEPRDWPTIAVDDGFASDADDYYDALREATTAATRAAVTERERADDRQLVHAIRAMDDCNRTANELAERLAEWAGTVDPEAGTGVEYARALAREEADDELEEPAIRSLAERVADLADEADELREFIERQTPTVAPNLSALAEPVLAARLIALAGGLEDLAKKPSGTVQVLGAEDALFAHLRGHAPSPKHGIIYTHDAVRGTHPDERGSAARAVAGKLSIAARVDHYSSELKPELEAELAERVETIQARTTDDDAATDGGADDE, from the coding sequence ATGAGTGATACGGACGGGTGGTTCGCGGGCGTGGACCGCGACGATCCCGATGCGACGACGACCGCGATTCGCGAGGGGAGCGCCGACGAGCCCCGCGATTGGCCGACCATCGCAGTCGACGACGGGTTCGCGAGCGACGCCGATGACTACTACGACGCCCTCCGCGAGGCGACGACGGCGGCAACGCGGGCCGCGGTAACCGAACGTGAACGGGCCGACGACCGCCAGCTCGTCCACGCGATTCGGGCGATGGACGACTGTAATCGGACGGCCAACGAACTCGCCGAGCGGCTCGCGGAGTGGGCCGGAACCGTCGATCCCGAGGCGGGGACCGGCGTAGAGTACGCCAGAGCGCTCGCACGCGAGGAGGCCGACGACGAGCTCGAGGAGCCTGCGATCCGATCGCTCGCCGAACGGGTCGCCGACCTCGCCGACGAGGCAGACGAGCTACGGGAGTTTATCGAACGCCAGACCCCGACCGTCGCGCCGAACCTCTCGGCGCTGGCCGAGCCCGTCCTCGCGGCCCGGCTGATCGCGCTGGCCGGCGGCTTGGAGGATCTCGCGAAGAAACCCAGCGGGACGGTACAGGTGCTCGGTGCAGAAGACGCCCTGTTCGCCCATCTGCGGGGGCACGCGCCCTCGCCCAAACACGGGATCATCTACACGCACGACGCGGTGCGGGGCACCCATCCCGACGAGCGAGGCTCTGCGGCGCGTGCGGTGGCCGGGAAACTCTCCATCGCTGCCCGCGTCGACCACTACTCGAGCGAGCTAAAGCCCGAGCTCGAGGCGGAACTGGCCGAGCGAGTCGAGACGATTCAGGCGCGGACGACGGACGACGACGCCGCGACCGACGGAGGTGCCGACGATGAGTGA
- a CDS encoding fibrillarin-like rRNA/tRNA 2'-O-methyltransferase, whose product MSEALPEGVERREFDGAERLATRGEPVYGEPTDSEWRAWNPHRSKLGAMLELSMDTGLEGGETVLYLGAASGTTVSHVADFAGPTYAVEFAARPVRDLLEAAESRDRLFPLLKDARKPESYAHVVESDVDVIVQDVATRGQARVALENRQFLADDGQLLLAVKARSEDVTREPAAVFEDVREELEEGYEIVESRRLESYHADHLGIVARPL is encoded by the coding sequence ATGAGTGAGGCCCTCCCGGAAGGGGTCGAGCGCCGCGAATTCGACGGGGCCGAGCGACTCGCGACTCGAGGGGAGCCCGTCTACGGCGAGCCGACAGATAGTGAGTGGCGCGCGTGGAACCCGCACCGATCGAAGCTCGGTGCGATGCTCGAGTTGAGCATGGACACCGGTCTCGAGGGCGGCGAAACCGTCCTCTATCTGGGTGCCGCGAGCGGAACAACGGTGAGCCACGTCGCCGATTTCGCCGGCCCGACATACGCGGTCGAGTTCGCCGCGCGGCCGGTCCGGGACCTGCTCGAGGCCGCCGAAAGCCGCGATCGGCTCTTTCCGCTATTGAAAGACGCCCGGAAGCCGGAGAGCTACGCCCACGTCGTCGAGTCGGACGTGGACGTGATCGTACAGGACGTGGCGACGCGCGGGCAGGCCCGCGTAGCGCTCGAGAACCGGCAGTTCTTGGCCGACGACGGGCAGCTCCTGTTAGCCGTGAAGGCCCGGAGTGAGGACGTGACTCGAGAGCCGGCGGCCGTGTTCGAGGACGTTCGAGAGGAACTGGAGGAGGGGTACGAGATTGTGGAGAGTAGACGGCTCGAGAGCTATCATGCGGACCATCTCGGGATCGTCGCGCGGCCGCTCTGA
- a CDS encoding sodium-dependent transporter — MVRESWSSRAGFILAAVGSAIGLGNIWRFPWMTAENGGSAFLLLYLLIVLVVGVPGLLAAFVIGRRSNRNPVGAFKSLAGSRFWTALGVLCVVTSIMLMSFYSVVGGWILRYFLESATGAYFADPETHFAAISYGAEAFGYQLAVLVATSLIVAAGIRRGIEATTKVMIPGVVVLLIGLAIWAAQQPGAAQGYEFYLEFDGAYLAENFLSVLGAAAGQALFTLSIGSGTMITYASYIDDDRSLPLDASAIAVFNLGIGILAGLVVFPLLFSFTPGPAEGGPGALFIGIAGAFASLPGGRLLGAVFFLVVLLAALTSLISMLEIPVSFLVDEFDLERSTATRGLFALIALTGGVNAFSPAVFTLFADHLVDLLLVLGLTGFMVYTAWVLGPAAIEEYLEGAGQLSRPLVVPWRYAIGTLFPAFLLFTFYADVAALVGIPAGTGLLLVTALLTVMALVLVARRSVSENRPQPSESTD; from the coding sequence ATGGTACGTGAGAGTTGGTCGAGTCGCGCCGGATTTATCTTGGCCGCGGTCGGAAGCGCAATCGGACTGGGGAACATCTGGCGATTTCCCTGGATGACCGCGGAGAACGGCGGAAGCGCCTTTCTGCTGTTGTATCTGCTCATCGTCCTCGTCGTCGGTGTGCCGGGATTGCTGGCCGCATTCGTGATCGGTCGACGGTCGAATCGGAACCCAGTGGGGGCGTTCAAATCGCTCGCCGGATCGCGTTTCTGGACGGCGTTGGGCGTGCTCTGTGTCGTGACCTCGATCATGCTGATGTCGTTCTACAGCGTCGTCGGCGGATGGATCCTTCGGTACTTTCTCGAGAGCGCAACGGGCGCCTATTTCGCGGATCCCGAAACCCACTTCGCGGCGATCAGCTACGGTGCCGAAGCATTCGGCTACCAACTCGCCGTCCTCGTGGCCACGTCTCTGATCGTCGCCGCGGGGATCAGACGCGGCATTGAGGCGACGACGAAGGTGATGATACCCGGTGTCGTCGTGTTGCTCATCGGACTCGCGATCTGGGCGGCCCAACAACCCGGCGCCGCGCAGGGATACGAGTTCTACCTCGAATTCGACGGTGCCTACCTCGCGGAGAACTTCCTATCGGTACTGGGAGCGGCCGCCGGCCAGGCGCTGTTCACCCTCTCGATCGGCAGCGGGACGATGATCACCTATGCCTCCTACATCGACGACGACCGCTCGCTGCCCCTCGACGCCTCGGCTATCGCTGTGTTCAATCTCGGTATCGGCATCCTGGCCGGACTCGTGGTGTTCCCGTTGCTGTTCTCATTCACGCCGGGCCCGGCTGAGGGCGGCCCCGGCGCCCTGTTCATCGGGATCGCCGGCGCGTTCGCAAGCCTGCCCGGCGGGCGACTTCTCGGCGCGGTCTTCTTTCTCGTCGTTCTTCTCGCAGCTCTGACGAGTCTGATCAGCATGCTCGAGATTCCGGTCTCGTTTCTGGTTGACGAGTTCGATCTCGAGCGGTCGACGGCGACCCGGGGGCTATTCGCGCTGATCGCACTCACCGGCGGCGTGAACGCGTTCAGCCCCGCGGTGTTTACGCTGTTCGCGGACCACCTCGTCGATCTACTCTTGGTGCTTGGCCTGACCGGGTTCATGGTGTACACAGCCTGGGTCCTCGGTCCGGCCGCGATCGAGGAGTATCTCGAAGGTGCGGGACAGCTCTCACGCCCACTGGTGGTCCCGTGGCGATACGCGATCGGGACCCTCTTCCCGGCGTTTCTCCTCTTTACGTTCTACGCCGACGTCGCGGCCCTAGTCGGGATCCCAGCGGGGACGGGACTGTTGTTGGTCACGGCGCTGCTGACAGTGATGGCGCTCGTCTTAGTGGCCCGCCGTTCCGTCTCTGAAAACCGACCGCAACCGAGCGAGAGTACGGACTGA
- a CDS encoding site-specific integrase: MNLQQRKNREDMKVWLSQNEVEDFLGAAADTQQRIAFALGARCGLRSHEVLDVAPEDVVDTDAGTMLRVCHGKGDKFRETSVPRNLATTIDTIDYRDAGASSPLVEITSTRSLRRWVRSAADELYEETSDAGWDHCAHEIRLAVYMFDAFATRVPILLETRGRLPQPAVKISRSMKRNN; this comes from the coding sequence ATGAATCTCCAGCAACGCAAGAACCGCGAAGACATGAAGGTCTGGCTTAGCCAGAACGAAGTCGAAGATTTCCTTGGGGCCGCTGCCGATACCCAGCAACGAATTGCTTTCGCGCTCGGGGCCCGCTGTGGGCTCCGGTCACACGAGGTCTTGGACGTCGCCCCAGAGGACGTCGTCGACACCGACGCCGGGACGATGCTTCGAGTCTGTCACGGGAAAGGCGATAAGTTCCGCGAGACCTCAGTCCCACGAAATCTCGCAACGACCATCGACACGATCGACTATCGCGACGCAGGCGCGAGTTCGCCGCTCGTCGAGATCACGAGCACACGCTCGCTGCGGCGCTGGGTTCGATCGGCAGCTGACGAGTTGTACGAAGAGACCAGTGACGCTGGCTGGGACCACTGTGCACACGAGATACGGCTAGCTGTGTACATGTTCGACGCATTTGCTACTCGAGTCCCTATTCTGCTCGAAACAAGAGGCAGGTTACCACAACCAGCGGTTAAAATCAGCCGTTCAATGAAGCGAAATAACTAG
- a CDS encoding MarR family transcriptional regulator, which yields MRISADWMVLADDRILEFLVENGPRSPTKIKEEGPIPFSRQHINNRCMKLEGYGLTQNIGNGVYTITEDGERYLRSDLDARELETPSSE from the coding sequence ATGCGGATTTCTGCCGACTGGATGGTTCTCGCTGACGACAGGATTCTCGAGTTCTTGGTCGAGAACGGCCCTCGATCCCCAACGAAAATCAAAGAAGAGGGGCCGATTCCGTTTTCACGACAACATATTAACAACCGATGTATGAAACTTGAAGGGTATGGTCTCACTCAGAATATCGGAAACGGTGTTTACACGATCACTGAAGACGGTGAACGGTACCTTCGGAGTGATCTCGATGCGAGAGAGTTGGAAACACCGTCTAGTGAGTAA
- a CDS encoding PadR family transcriptional regulator yields the protein MHDDESRGLESPARADASPHNQLVTDGSEPSNTSRSSSDLRSDGGTRWTDLTAFQCDCLEAVTRLEHDTKGSHEPEIVRELEHADPELNRNRLYPNLTVLVGHGLLERCERSADGRVEYAPTDVGRALLRARVDRLAETCGLVVVDRTDDATAREDGDG from the coding sequence ATGCACGACGATGAATCGCGGGGCCTTGAAAGCCCCGCTCGAGCAGACGCATCACCCCACAACCAACTCGTAACAGACGGCAGTGAGCCGAGTAACACGAGTCGATCCTCGTCAGACCTCCGTTCTGACGGCGGTACTCGCTGGACCGATCTCACCGCCTTTCAATGCGACTGTCTCGAGGCCGTCACGCGCCTCGAGCACGACACCAAGGGCTCCCACGAACCCGAGATCGTCCGCGAACTCGAGCATGCAGATCCCGAACTCAATCGCAATCGGCTCTATCCCAATCTGACGGTACTCGTCGGGCACGGTCTCCTTGAGCGATGTGAGCGGTCTGCGGACGGCCGGGTCGAGTACGCCCCGACCGACGTGGGCCGGGCACTCCTGCGAGCGCGCGTCGACCGCCTCGCTGAGACCTGTGGGCTCGTCGTGGTCGACCGCACCGACGACGCGACCGCTCGAGAGGACGGCGACGGATGA
- a CDS encoding fatty acid--CoA ligase has product MSEHPTIGDTLEGTVDRHPERDAIIYPRKDQRWTYAEFDERVNRLANALLEAGIEAGDRVATVLYNGSEMALTVYACAKIGAVFTPLNFRLPSGEIEYIVTDAEAEMVLFESDTREAVEGARPSLESVSEYVFIDDDREEVPDYASGFYEMLESGSADRPDVRVDEDDVYAFIYTSGTTGRPKGVVHEHRNMVEHNLLCIAEMNLTRDDVGLSMMPLYHCAELHCNLFARVHRGAANVIHHEFEPEAVLEAVEDHGVTVLFAAPTAWNALSMTAAESDVDVSSLRLGLYGAAPMPEQVLENCMEHLCEDYVQAYGMTELGPAAVFQSAADQIPKQGSAGLPGLNHRLRIVEPDAEPDQEVVEGEIGEILLASPCTMREYWNRPEATAQSLREADGTTWYYTGDLGYRDDDGYLYVVDRKDDMIVSGGENVYPAEVEDALFAHDAVDEAAVVGEPDDEWGEQVVAYVVAGEGIDATDLDSFVLESDRLADFKRPRTYYFVDELPKNPSGKIQKFKLREDEADLESEAETVTS; this is encoded by the coding sequence ATGTCAGAACACCCCACGATAGGCGACACCCTCGAGGGGACGGTCGACCGCCACCCCGAGCGCGACGCGATTATCTATCCGCGCAAGGACCAGCGGTGGACCTATGCCGAGTTCGACGAGCGGGTGAACCGGCTGGCGAACGCCCTGCTCGAGGCCGGCATCGAGGCGGGAGACAGGGTCGCGACGGTGCTGTACAACGGATCGGAGATGGCACTCACCGTCTACGCGTGTGCGAAGATCGGTGCCGTCTTCACCCCGCTGAACTTCCGGCTGCCGTCGGGCGAGATCGAGTACATCGTCACCGACGCCGAAGCCGAGATGGTGCTCTTCGAGTCCGATACACGAGAGGCGGTCGAGGGGGCACGCCCGAGCCTCGAGAGCGTCTCGGAATACGTCTTCATCGACGACGACCGCGAGGAGGTACCCGACTACGCGAGCGGGTTCTATGAGATGCTCGAGTCGGGCTCGGCCGACCGACCGGACGTCCGGGTCGACGAGGACGACGTGTACGCCTTCATCTACACGTCGGGGACGACGGGTCGACCGAAGGGGGTCGTCCACGAGCACCGGAACATGGTAGAACACAACCTCCTGTGTATCGCGGAGATGAACCTCACCCGCGACGACGTCGGGCTGTCGATGATGCCGCTGTATCACTGCGCCGAACTCCACTGTAACCTGTTCGCGCGGGTCCATCGCGGCGCGGCGAACGTCATCCATCACGAGTTCGAACCCGAGGCAGTGCTCGAGGCGGTCGAGGACCACGGCGTGACGGTCCTCTTCGCGGCTCCGACGGCCTGGAACGCGCTCTCGATGACCGCCGCGGAGTCAGACGTCGACGTCTCGTCACTTCGACTCGGCCTCTACGGTGCGGCCCCGATGCCAGAACAGGTACTCGAGAACTGCATGGAACACCTCTGTGAGGACTACGTCCAGGCGTACGGCATGACCGAGCTCGGGCCCGCCGCCGTCTTCCAGTCGGCGGCCGATCAGATCCCGAAACAGGGGTCGGCCGGACTGCCCGGACTCAACCACCGCCTTCGAATCGTCGAACCCGACGCGGAGCCGGACCAGGAGGTAGTGGAGGGCGAAATCGGCGAAATTTTGCTCGCCAGCCCGTGTACGATGCGGGAGTACTGGAACCGACCCGAAGCGACCGCACAGTCCCTGCGGGAGGCCGACGGGACGACCTGGTACTACACCGGTGATCTGGGCTACCGCGACGACGATGGCTACCTCTACGTCGTCGACCGAAAGGACGACATGATCGTCTCCGGCGGCGAGAACGTCTACCCCGCCGAGGTCGAGGACGCGCTGTTCGCACACGACGCCGTCGACGAGGCGGCCGTCGTCGGTGAACCCGACGACGAGTGGGGCGAGCAAGTCGTCGCCTACGTCGTCGCCGGCGAGGGGATCGATGCGACCGACCTCGACTCATTCGTCCTCGAGAGCGACCGGCTCGCCGACTTCAAGCGGCCCCGAACCTACTACTTCGTCGACGAACTCCCCAAGAACCCCAGCGGCAAGATCCAGAAGTTCAAGCTCCGCGAAGATGAGGCGGACCTCGAATCCGAGGCCGAGACCGTCACGTCTTGA
- a CDS encoding glutamate--cysteine ligase — protein sequence MERGSRESFTRMGTLGIEEECFVVDEDGRPTSGTDDLVYEHDPPEILEGRLDHELFKFVIETQTPLIEAPDDARDSLLAIRQALVEHAEAHGYHIAAAGLHPLAKWRELEHAEKPRYRSQLDRIQYPQHRNTTAGVHVHVGVDDADKAVWIANELRWYVPIMLALSANSPYWNGFDTGLQSARAKIFEALPNTGMPTHFEDFEAFDRFERRMLETESISDRGELWYDVRPHTAHGTVELRTPDGQADPDIVLAFVEYAHALVEALAEEYEDGTSGHRHRRELLDENKWRAIRYGQDASFIDRDLEGTVDLGELVDRECERLGIDGIKAVYERESGADRQRRLLEDEGADALCESLLLQTR from the coding sequence ATGGAACGCGGGTCGCGGGAATCGTTTACGCGCATGGGTACGCTGGGGATCGAGGAGGAATGTTTCGTCGTCGACGAGGACGGCCGCCCTACCAGCGGGACCGACGATCTCGTCTACGAACACGACCCCCCTGAGATCCTCGAAGGCCGCTTGGATCACGAATTGTTCAAGTTCGTCATCGAGACCCAGACGCCACTGATCGAGGCCCCCGATGACGCCCGCGACTCGCTGCTCGCGATCCGGCAGGCACTGGTCGAGCACGCCGAGGCCCACGGCTATCACATCGCCGCCGCCGGCCTCCACCCGCTCGCGAAGTGGCGCGAACTCGAGCACGCGGAGAAACCCCGCTATCGATCGCAACTCGACCGGATTCAGTACCCTCAGCACCGGAACACAACCGCGGGAGTCCACGTCCACGTCGGCGTCGACGACGCGGACAAGGCGGTCTGGATTGCCAACGAACTGCGGTGGTACGTCCCGATCATGCTCGCGCTGTCGGCGAACTCACCGTACTGGAACGGGTTCGATACTGGGCTCCAGTCCGCCCGCGCGAAGATTTTCGAGGCGTTGCCCAACACCGGGATGCCAACTCACTTCGAGGACTTCGAGGCGTTCGACCGGTTCGAGCGTCGGATGCTCGAGACCGAGTCGATCAGCGATCGGGGCGAACTCTGGTACGATGTGCGGCCCCACACCGCCCACGGTACCGTCGAGCTACGCACACCAGACGGGCAGGCCGACCCGGACATTGTGCTGGCGTTCGTCGAGTACGCCCACGCGCTCGTGGAGGCCCTCGCCGAGGAGTACGAGGACGGGACGAGCGGCCACCGACATCGTCGGGAACTGCTAGACGAAAACAAGTGGCGGGCCATCCGCTACGGCCAGGACGCATCCTTCATCGACCGCGACCTCGAGGGCACCGTCGACCTCGGTGAACTCGTCGACCGCGAGTGCGAGCGACTAGGCATCGACGGCATCAAAGCCGTCTACGAGCGGGAAAGCGGCGCGGATCGACAGCGCCGCCTGCTCGAGGACGAGGGGGCCGACGCGCTGTGTGAGTCGTTACTCTTGCAAACTCGGTAG
- a CDS encoding dicarboxylate/amino acid:cation symporter, translating into MVGVFRSAWQQYRSVPIVYRIGVAFVLGALVGLVAGQPATSLQPVGDLFVRLLEMIIVPIIIFTLLMATRELSPKNLGKVGGQVVLLYIATTVVAIAMGLGVSNLIDPGTGMTLEQTDVQTEQTPSLVDQVFSIVPENPFAAMAEGNILAIIFFTLIFGLGMTMVRAEVEPDSAVRNGIDTIFDIVDAGAEVMFKIVWGIMEFGVLGVFALMAALFGEVGVQAIRAYFTLSLTLAIAIGLQITLVYLLLLIRGAVGASPLAFLRGIKEALITALSIRSSTATLPVSMSDADENLRVKERVYGFSLPLGATINMDGTSMYLGIVAVFAANMVGVSLTLAEQFAILLTALLASIGTAGVPSASLVMMTAVLTQVGLPLEVIGMIAGIDPLLDRLRTMNNIAGDLAVTTVVAKWNDAIDLTDGVWADTPAEFSEEPVSATDD; encoded by the coding sequence ATGGTAGGAGTATTTCGGTCGGCATGGCAACAATACCGGTCAGTTCCAATCGTTTATCGGATCGGGGTAGCGTTCGTTCTCGGTGCTCTCGTTGGACTGGTAGCCGGTCAGCCGGCAACGTCACTGCAGCCAGTTGGTGATCTGTTCGTCCGGTTACTCGAGATGATTATCGTCCCCATCATTATCTTCACGTTGCTGATGGCGACGCGAGAACTCTCCCCGAAGAATTTGGGGAAAGTCGGCGGGCAGGTTGTACTCCTGTATATCGCCACGACGGTCGTTGCTATCGCGATGGGACTTGGTGTGAGCAATCTCATCGATCCCGGCACAGGGATGACCTTGGAGCAGACGGACGTCCAGACCGAACAGACACCGTCGCTCGTGGACCAAGTGTTCAGTATCGTCCCTGAGAATCCGTTCGCTGCGATGGCCGAAGGGAACATCCTTGCGATCATCTTTTTCACGCTCATCTTCGGCCTTGGGATGACGATGGTACGAGCGGAAGTCGAACCGGACTCAGCGGTCCGGAACGGTATCGACACCATCTTCGACATCGTCGATGCCGGAGCAGAGGTCATGTTCAAAATCGTCTGGGGGATTATGGAGTTTGGCGTCCTCGGTGTGTTCGCACTTATGGCAGCATTGTTTGGGGAAGTTGGCGTTCAAGCGATTAGAGCGTACTTCACTCTCTCCCTGACTCTCGCGATCGCTATCGGCCTCCAGATTACCCTCGTCTATCTTCTCCTGCTCATCCGAGGGGCAGTCGGCGCTTCACCGCTGGCCTTCCTGCGTGGTATCAAGGAGGCACTCATCACAGCACTCAGTATTCGGTCGTCTACCGCGACGCTTCCCGTCTCGATGTCGGATGCCGACGAGAACCTCCGCGTCAAAGAACGTGTGTATGGCTTCTCACTCCCGCTGGGCGCGACTATCAATATGGATGGGACGTCGATGTACCTCGGCATTGTCGCGGTCTTCGCCGCGAACATGGTCGGTGTCTCCCTTACGCTGGCCGAACAGTTCGCCATCCTGCTTACTGCACTCCTCGCGAGTATCGGCACTGCGGGCGTTCCCAGTGCAAGCCTCGTCATGATGACTGCGGTGTTGACGCAGGTGGGACTCCCACTCGAGGTCATCGGGATGATCGCGGGTATCGATCCACTGCTCGACCGCCTTCGGACGATGAACAACATAGCCGGCGACCTCGCAGTGACCACGGTCGTCGCAAAGTGGAACGATGCGATCGATCTCACGGACGGCGTCTGGGCCGACACACCGGCCGAATTCAGTGAAGAGCCCGTGAGTGCGACGGACGACTGA